The Sphingobacteriales bacterium DNA segment TAGTGCCGTTCCTTATTTACCTGCAAACAGAAGCGCTTATAGGCGAAGAACCCATTCTCAAAGCCGGGAGATATGCTGATGGATTTTTCCAATGGAACCTTGGGAGTTTCGGTTTTCGTATCCCACTGCACCTTGCGTTCGTAATCCAGTTCTTTGCTCGATACATCTTTCTGCATCCCTCCGATAATCAAATAATAAACACTCAACTTATAATCTACTCCCTGATTCAATAAGCTGCATTCGGGGGAAGAACAATCCGCCTGAAAAACAACCTGCAAAAGAAATGATAATTCATTCTTTGGTTTGTCGTACGCCGGGTTATCGATACTTACTGACAATGTCTGTAGTTTGTCGGCATCTCCTAAGGAGATTAAGTCAAAACCGTTGAGCAAAGCCAGGTAAACTTCCTTTTGTTGCAGGGAACTATCGGGATGCAGGATGATTTTCTTCCGGATTGTTTTAACAGTCCCTTCTTCACCTTTTAATGTAAAGACAGATTTCCCGGCAAAATGGATGATTTCACTGGATTGAACCGAAGCGTAATAAGAGGAAAAATAGACGGAATCTTTTCCTAATCCAGTGGCGGCCGTATGCACTAAAGTCGCCTGTTGATTTTTAGGATAGGATATCTGGTTGATATAGTCACCCAACCGGTTCACACGATGATTGTATGTCCAGTAATTGGAAAACCCCTGCCAAACGGCAAAGCTGTTTTGACCAAATCCACTTTGCACAACACCCCAAAACAGAAGAATGTATGTTGTTTTTTTCATTTAGTCTCTTTCTCCTTTTTCCTTTTCAGATTCCATTTGACTTCCTTAAAATCCTGTATCTGGTCATTTATAATCTTTATCCCCTCACTTTCCAGTAATTCCTGCATTAAGGTGGCAGAACCAAAGTGATGTTTGCCCGTCAGCAACCCGTTTCTGTTCACCACCCTGTGAGCCGGTACTAACGGAGATACTGAGTGAGCGTTATTCATAGCATAACCCACCAGTCGTGCAGATCCTTTTGTGCCGAGATATTCGGCAATATCGCCATAAGTGCTTACTTTTCCTTTTGGAATTTTACGAACTATGGCATAGACTTTATGGTAATAATCGGTCATTCTACTGTTTAGTGAAAATAAAATTAAAACATAAATAGCATATTATCAGTATCTTATGTAATAAAACCTGACTTATGTCAAAAAATAATGTAAACAAATGTTGACAATTACAGAAATGTAGCATACCTTTGACATTACATAAAAACCCAGCCATGTTAAAACCCTTAACCCACATGGCGCTTGTACTGATTTCATTTACATTTTGTGTACATGCGCAATCTTCAGAAGATAACACGAACTCGTTGTTATGTTTAATTGGACGTAACAGTTCCCCTCAGGAATTTAATCTGAACCTATCGCAAAAGCAGCCTGTCACCATTGCGTGCAGCTATGAAGATGCTTCAGTCACGATTCCCAAATATTTACAATTCAGTTGTGAAGGCGGCAATTCGTTAATAACCGTGCAAATATTGATTTCTGACGGGGATAAAAGACAGACCGTTGTGAAAGATATTTCGGTTAATGACAGGAATGTATATTACGAAATGCCGTTACTGGCTTACGTAACGGATGATATGGCACATAATCCGAAAGCTAAAATATATTCAGTTACATTTTCCAATAATATGAACACAGAACACACCATCGGTGAAGTGGGATTTTCAAGATATACTTCCAGGTATGAAGTAAAATTAAATCAGGTATTTACGGTGGATATTGGCACCGGCTCCAATAAAAGATATGTCATTCAGTCAAATGTCCCAAGAGATATCTTTGTAAATATGTACAGGTCTAACGGTGAATTTGACCACAAGATTTTGCAATCCATTAAGACTGGTGAAAATGCCATTCAGTTTGAAGAGATGCAGATTAAGTCCGGAAAATATGTGGTAGTCATATCAGATGTTGCAGATAAAAAAACACCCAGCAGTAAAATAACGGTAATGTATTGAGCGAAAATATACGTTAAAGAGTAGTCCAGTTGGGGGACAAGACCTTGTTCTAAGCTTTAATAGGCGCGGAGCAAGGTCTAATTTTTTTAGGAAGGTTGTTTCTTGGTTACATCTGCCTGTAATGATTGTTCCTCCTCAAAGAATCTTTTCTGGAAAATCAGTATCAGGGCGACACCCACGGTTATACAGGCATCGGAAACATTGAAGATAAAACGGAAAAATTCAAACGGCTCACCGCCCCAGAAAGGTATCCATTGTGGGAATGTACCTCTGATAATCGGAAAATAAAACATATCCACCACCCTGCCATGAAACCATCCGGCATAACCGCCGCCGGCAGGGAATAAGGTGGCAATCTGGCCTTCACTGTGGGAAAAGATCTGCCCGAAAAAGATACTGTCGATAATATTGCCAATGGCCCCTGCTAAAATCAGCGCCATTGCAAAGACGAAAAATCTGGAGGATTTTGCAGAAGTGATTTGTTTGCGCAGATAATAGGAGATAAAGATAACGGCTATGATCCGGAAAAACGTCAGCAGGAATTTTCCCATTCCGGCACCGAAACTCATTCCGAATGCCATGCCCTCGTTTTCGACGAAATGGATACGCGCCCACTCACCGATATAATTAAATTCATCTCCGCTTTTCATCGTTAGTTTTACCCAGACTTTGGAAGCCTGGTCGATGATTAACGACAATGCAATGGTCAGGTAAGCGATCAGTCTCTTGCTCATATGGTTTAAAAATTAAAGCCAACAAAGATAAGACTCCTTATTGGCTTTGGTGTTTTAATCGAGGTAATAATTATTTCTTTTCCATCTTTTTGCCTTCCACACTTAAGGTAGCATGGGGAACAACCAGTAACCGTTCTTTTGGAATTAACCTGCCGGTCTCGCGGCAGATTCCATAGGATTTATTTTCAATCCGGACCAGTGCGCTCTCCAGGTGGGAAATGAGTTTCTGCATTCGTACTACGATCTGGTTCATGTTTTCCCTTTCAGAGGTCATGGATCCATCGTCAATACTGGCAAATTGTGTTTCGGACTCAGAACTGTTCTTGATCTGGTCGGAATAGAAATCGATTTCTTCCTTTGCCTTTGCAATTTTTTTCAGAATCACTTCTTTAAACAGGACAAGGTCGGCATCGCTGTATCTGACAACACTTACTTCCATCGTATGTTTGGGGGCACCTCCGGGTTGGTGGCTGATGGATTGCTCATGCTTTGTAAGATGGGCAGGTTTTTGAAATGATTTTGTCACCGGTTTTGGCGCTTCCTTTTTCGGAGCCTGTTTAACCGATTTTGGCGCTGCCACTTTTTGCACCGCCTTTTTAGGTGCCACTTTTGGTGTTGTCTTTGCAACCGGCTTTGCGACTGCTTTTTTTACAGCCGGCTTAGGTGCAACAGCCTTTTTCACAGTTTTTGCAACAGCTTTTTTAACTATCGGTTTTGCTTTTGCAAGCGGTTTTGAAGGGGCTGCCTTTTTTACCGGTTTTGCTGTTGCTTTCGCTTTCACCTTTATGACTGGTTTTGGTTTAGCGGCCGCTTTCTTTACTGGTTTAGCAGGCGCCTTAGGTTTGGCTTTTAAGACTTCTTTTTTTGCCACGACTTTTTTCTTTGCCGGTGCTGCCGGTTTTGGTGCGTTCTTTTTAACCGGTTTTGACGGTGCTTTTTTGGAGGCTGCTTTTTTCACAACAGGTTTTGCTGCAGGTTTTTTAGCAACTGGCTTGGAGGTCTTAGCGACTGCTTTTTTCTTACTGGACAATTTTGCCATCTTCTACACTTTTTGAATGAATAATTTTAATGGTTCACCATTGATATCAAAATCCTTCGCTTCAGATACCTTATCGGAGAACAGTATATCGTTTGCTAAAGTTTCGTTGCAAATATATTCTTTATAGCTATGCAAAACATCGTTGAGAACCAATTGATTTTGCACATGCAAGACAATCTTGTCAGTAACTTCAAAATCGGATTCTTTGCGCTCCGTCTGTATCTTATTGACAATCTCCCGGGCAAAGCCTTCATGCTTCAGCTCTTCCGAGATGTGAATATCCAGTGCCACCGTAATGCCATTGTTGCCGGCTACCAGCCAACCCTGAATGTCGTCAGAGAGGATTTCCACTTCTTCCAGCAAGATATTAAATGTTTCACCCTCAAGGAGGATATCGAAATGGCCGTTCTGTTCCAGTTGCTGAATATCGATGTTGCTGAGGTTTTGGATGACATCGGAGGCGATTTTCATCTTGCCGCCCAATTTCTTGCCCAGCAGTTTAAAATTTGGTTTTACCTTTTTGGAGATGATACCGGACGTATCGCTGATGTATTCAATCTCTTTTACATTCACTTCCGCCAAAATCAAGGATTTTACCTTGTCGACCTGCTCGATGAATTCTTTGTCTATTGCAGGGATTAGTATTTTCTGTAATGGCTGACGAACCTTGATTTTCGTTTTCTTTCTGAGAGATAACACCAGCGAGGAGATTTCCTGCGCCCACTCCATGCGCTGCTCCAGTTTTTTATCGATTAAACCGGCATCCGATTTTATTAAATCCGAAATATGAATGGAAGAGGTGGTCGATAATAAATTCTGCCACAACCAGTCGCTGAAAAAAGGTGCAATCGGACTCATGAGCTGTACCACCACCTGCAGACATTCGTGTAATGTTTCAAATGCCGCCTTCTTGTCCTTCGATAATTCGTTGCCCCAGAAACGTCTTCTGCATAGACGCACGTACCAGTTTGATAAATGCTCAATTACGAAATCTTCGATTGCGCGTGCCGCTTTGGTCGGTTCATAATCTTCGTATGCTTCCGTAACTTCCTGTATCAGGCTGTGTAATTTGGAAATCACCCAGCGGTCGATTTCCGCGCGTTCTGCCAGCGGAGTGGTATTGTTTGTATCAATCACAAAACCGTCAATGTTCGCGTAGATGGCAAAGAAATTATAGGTGTTGTAAAGGGTTCCGAATAATTTTCTGGAAACTTCCGCCAGGCCCTCTTCGTCAAATTTCAGGTTGTCCCACGGCTGTGAGTTGGAAATCATGTACCAGCGCGTGACATCTGCGCCGTATTTGCCGATGGTGGCAAACGGATCCACGGCATTGCCTTTGGATTTGGACATCTTGTTGCCGTTCTTGTCCAATACCAGTCCATTGGACACTACATTCTTGTACGCCACGGAGTCAAACAGCATCGTCGCAATGGCATGGAGGGTATAGAACCAGCCGCGCGTCTGGTCAACCCCTTCCGCAATAAAATCAGCAGGGAACGATTGCGCGAAGGTTTCCTTGTTTTCAAAAGGGAAATGCCATTGGGCATACGGCATTGCACCCGAATCAAACCAAACGTCAATCAAGTCGCTTTCACGTTGCATCGGTTTGCCGGAGGCTGATACCAGAATGATATCATCCACAAAAGGCTTATGTAAATCAAATTCCCTGTTGAAAATCTCGTTTGATAAAAAACCGGCGGCTGCAGATTTTTGCATCTCGCTTTTCAGTTCTTCAATGGAACCGATACATATCTCTTCTTCCTTGTCTTCCGTTCTCCAGATGTTTAAAGGGGTTCCCCAGTATCTGCTGCGTGATAAGTTCCAGTCGATTAAGTTTTCCAGCCACTGGCCGAATCGTCCGGAGCCGGTGCTTTCCGGTTTCCAGTTGATGGTTTTATTCAACGCTATCATCCGTTCCTTCACCGCCGTCACTCTGATAAACCAGGAGTCCAACGGATAATAAATGATCGGTTTGTCCGTACGCCAGCAATGCGGATAGGAGTGCTCGTATTTTTCTACTTTAAACGCTTTGTTTTCTTTTTTCAGTTTTACGGAGATGTCAATGTCTACAGAAACGTAATTGGGTTCGTCTTTGTAATCTTTCACATACCTGCCGGAAAATTCTCCGACACCGTCGATAAATTTACCTTCCTTGTCTACCAGGGTTAATGCTCCGATGCCGTTCTCTCCTGCCACTTTCATGTCATCCGCGCCAAAGCTCGGCGCAATATGAACGATGCCCGTACCGTCAGAGGTTGTCACGAAATCACCGATGATGACCTTGAAGGCATCCCCATCTATATTTTCTTTGGAGTTCGCTTCAAAAGGTAATAACTGCTCGTAACGGATGCCAGCCACTTCTTTCCCTTTGAAGGAAGCTAAAATCTGATACGGTAAACTTTTTCCGTCATTTTGATAAGAGGCAAAATCCCCATTTTCATTTTCCGGCTGAAAATACGTAGACAATAATTCCTTCGCCAAAATCAGATTAACCTGCAAATGCGTGTAAGGGTTAACGGTTTTGACTAAGACATAATCAATCTCTTTTCCAACGGCCAGCGCGGTATTGGATGGCAATGTCCAGGGGGTGGTTGTCCAGGCTAAAAAATAACAGGTTTCGTTTTTAGCTGAGAAGAATGGATTGTCGGCTATTGACTCTGGGCTGATTTTAAACTGTGCCACACAGCTGGTGTCCTTCACATCGAGGTAGCATCCCGGCAGGTTTAATTCTGCGGAACTTAAACCCGTGCCGGCAGCCGGCGAGTACGGTTGGATTTTATATCCTTTGTAGAGTAAATCTTTCTTGTATAACTCTTTTAAAATCCACCAGATACTTTCGATATAGTTGTTCTCAAAGGTGATGTACGGATGATTCAGGTCCACCCAGTAACCCATCTTTTGGGTAAGGTCATCCCAGATATCCTTGAACCGCATCACTTCCTCCCGGCATTTCCGGTTGTATTCCGCCACGGAAATTTTAGTTCCGATATCTTTTTTGGTGATGCCCAGCAATTTTTCCACGCCCAGTTCCACCGGAAGGCCATGCGTATCCCAGCCGCCTTTGCGTTTCACCTGATACCCCTGCAGCGTCTTGAATCGACAAAATATATCCTTGATACCGCGTGACAGAACGTGGTGAATACCCGGCAACCCGTTGGCACTCGGGGGGCCTTCGTAAAACACATACGGCGGTTTTCCTTCCCGTGCGGAAATACTCTGCTCAAAAACATGCTGAGATTGCCAGAAAGCCGCAATCTCCTGTTCAATCTGTGTTTGGGTGATATTCTTAACTTCTCTGTATTGCTTTGCGTTTGACATAACCTGCTCCTCTCCAAAAATTTGCGCAAAGATAACAAATGCCCATGAGATTAAAAACAATATTAGCACCAGCCCCCACCTTCAAAAATGCGCATTATCCGACATTTTCTCTTAAAAATTCATAGATTTGGGGGAAATAAAAGGCAATCCCCGTTTATGTTTGCAAAATATAGAGAACCAACGTTTTTACCGGCTGTTTTACTGCTTTGGTCCATCCTGTTGACCGGGCCTGCAAAATCACAGAATGTTCCCTTGGGTTCCTGGGCTGCGCATTTGCCGCTGCAGAATGCCACTTCCGTCTGTCAAAGTGCCGGCTATGTGTATGCCGCCTGTCAGAATGGGGTGATAGGAGTGGATATCGGCAATAACCTGATTGAAAAGTATAGCAAGGTAAGCGGACTGTCAGAAGTGTTTGCAGAGCAGGTCGGTTACGATACGGCCACGTCTACACTGGTCGTTACGTATACCAATTCGAATATTGATTTGGTGCAGAAGGGGAAAACAATCAATCTGCCGTATCTTAAGAATGCCACCATCTCCGGAGATAAGAATGTATATAAAATATATTGTTTCAACGGAAAGGCCTATCTGGCAACAGGATTTGGTATTGTGGAGGTAGATCTGGTAAAACAGGAAATCGCAGATACCTACATCTTTAACGACGGCATTTCCACCACGAAGGTAAATGCCGTATGGGCAGATGAACAGGCCATTTTTTGCGCCACTTCGAATGGTGTGGTGATGGGTAAGATAGACCCGTCCGTAAACCTGTTGAATTATAATGAGTGGGTGAAGTACTCTTCCGGCATTCCCCAGTCGGAAGCATCTGCCGTTACCAGCTATCAGGATAAGGTTTTGGCAGCGGTGAACAGTACGATCTATCAGTTTGACGGAACATCCTGGACGCCATTTTTTTCGGAACCAGGCTGGGTGACAAAAGATCTGAATAATTCGTACGGAAAGTTGTCCGTTGCACAACACAAAATAGTATCCGGAATTGCAACGGATGTCCGCACAGGAAAATGGAATGGAACCGGGTTTGATTTTTACACCGGTACTTTTTATGTTGCTTACCCGTTGCAGATCATTGCAAATAATGACGGAAGTTTGTGGCATGCCGATCTGTACAGAGGATTGATTCGTCAGGAAGGCGGCAATTTCTCTGCAAAAATTCCGAACGGACCGTATGGTGTTAACAATAAGGAGATGGATTTTTTAAACGGTACATTGTGGGCGTCGTCCTCTGCCATACGAAATTCCTTTAACCCCAATGATTTACCGGAAAGTAAGTTCTTTTATGCCTGCAATGAGTATAACTGGACCAATTATATAAAATACGACTTTCCCATCCTGGATACGTTTAATCAGATTGCAGTAGTAAAGGCGTTACCGTCCGAAAATAAGGTTTTGTTTGGTGCCGCCGATTTCAGCAACGGCGGGATTATAGAATTCTCCCCTTCAGATAACACATTTAAAACGATTAAATATGCACCTAACAGTCCTTTCTCTTTTCGCATTTCCGGCGCTGATGTGGACGCTCAGGGCAATGCCTGGTTTTCCAACGCGTATTCCACCTCGCCGGTTATCTGCCGGAAGAGTGACGGCAGTTACCTGTTCTTCAACAGCGGATTCTTAAATGCACAGTTAGTCACCGATATATTGGTAGACGATTACAATCAGATTTGGATTGCCAAAGACCAACCCGGTGTCGGCGGGCTGGTGGTGCTGAATTATGGTACAGACTTAGATGACAAGTCTGACGACCTGTATTTCAATTTGGCCCTCGGCAGAGGCCTGGGTAATCTGCCTTCCAACCATGTGGTGTGTATGGCAAAGGATAAGGATGGTGTGATTTGGCTGGGCACCACTGCCGGAATTG contains these protein-coding regions:
- a CDS encoding T9SS type A sorting domain-containing protein, whose protein sequence is MFAKYREPTFLPAVLLLWSILLTGPAKSQNVPLGSWAAHLPLQNATSVCQSAGYVYAACQNGVIGVDIGNNLIEKYSKVSGLSEVFAEQVGYDTATSTLVVTYTNSNIDLVQKGKTINLPYLKNATISGDKNVYKIYCFNGKAYLATGFGIVEVDLVKQEIADTYIFNDGISTTKVNAVWADEQAIFCATSNGVVMGKIDPSVNLLNYNEWVKYSSGIPQSEASAVTSYQDKVLAAVNSTIYQFDGTSWTPFFSEPGWVTKDLNNSYGKLSVAQHKIVSGIATDVRTGKWNGTGFDFYTGTFYVAYPLQIIANNDGSLWHADLYRGLIRQEGGNFSAKIPNGPYGVNNKEMDFLNGTLWASSSAIRNSFNPNDLPESKFFYACNEYNWTNYIKYDFPILDTFNQIAVVKALPSENKVLFGAADFSNGGIIEFSPSDNTFKTIKYAPNSPFSFRISGADVDAQGNAWFSNAYSTSPVICRKSDGSYLFFNSGFLNAQLVTDILVDDYNQIWIAKDQPGVGGLVVLNYGTDLDDKSDDLYFNLALGRGLGNLPSNHVVCMAKDKDGVIWLGTTAGIAVVSCAGYVTDYACEAEQICIDRKDSSGFCDNLLEDEVVNCITVDEANRKWIGTANGLFLVSADGQETIHYFNETNSPLLGNDIRSVAIQPETGDVFIGTSKGICSYRADATVTTAETPAPFVYPNPVREDYDGPIAIKGIPNNSNVKIVDVSGNLVYETTATGGQATWDGKLINGQRAATGVYFALCSGSGKGQKASLKFVLVH
- a CDS encoding MGMT family protein, with translation MTDYYHKVYAIVRKIPKGKVSTYGDIAEYLGTKGSARLVGYAMNNAHSVSPLVPAHRVVNRNGLLTGKHHFGSATLMQELLESEGIKIINDQIQDFKEVKWNLKRKKEKETK
- a CDS encoding isoleucine--tRNA ligase: MSNAKQYREVKNITQTQIEQEIAAFWQSQHVFEQSISAREGKPPYVFYEGPPSANGLPGIHHVLSRGIKDIFCRFKTLQGYQVKRKGGWDTHGLPVELGVEKLLGITKKDIGTKISVAEYNRKCREEVMRFKDIWDDLTQKMGYWVDLNHPYITFENNYIESIWWILKELYKKDLLYKGYKIQPYSPAAGTGLSSAELNLPGCYLDVKDTSCVAQFKISPESIADNPFFSAKNETCYFLAWTTTPWTLPSNTALAVGKEIDYVLVKTVNPYTHLQVNLILAKELLSTYFQPENENGDFASYQNDGKSLPYQILASFKGKEVAGIRYEQLLPFEANSKENIDGDAFKVIIGDFVTTSDGTGIVHIAPSFGADDMKVAGENGIGALTLVDKEGKFIDGVGEFSGRYVKDYKDEPNYVSVDIDISVKLKKENKAFKVEKYEHSYPHCWRTDKPIIYYPLDSWFIRVTAVKERMIALNKTINWKPESTGSGRFGQWLENLIDWNLSRSRYWGTPLNIWRTEDKEEEICIGSIEELKSEMQKSAAAGFLSNEIFNREFDLHKPFVDDIILVSASGKPMQRESDLIDVWFDSGAMPYAQWHFPFENKETFAQSFPADFIAEGVDQTRGWFYTLHAIATMLFDSVAYKNVVSNGLVLDKNGNKMSKSKGNAVDPFATIGKYGADVTRWYMISNSQPWDNLKFDEEGLAEVSRKLFGTLYNTYNFFAIYANIDGFVIDTNNTTPLAERAEIDRWVISKLHSLIQEVTEAYEDYEPTKAARAIEDFVIEHLSNWYVRLCRRRFWGNELSKDKKAAFETLHECLQVVVQLMSPIAPFFSDWLWQNLLSTTSSIHISDLIKSDAGLIDKKLEQRMEWAQEISSLVLSLRKKTKIKVRQPLQKILIPAIDKEFIEQVDKVKSLILAEVNVKEIEYISDTSGIISKKVKPNFKLLGKKLGGKMKIASDVIQNLSNIDIQQLEQNGHFDILLEGETFNILLEEVEILSDDIQGWLVAGNNGITVALDIHISEELKHEGFAREIVNKIQTERKESDFEVTDKIVLHVQNQLVLNDVLHSYKEYICNETLANDILFSDKVSEAKDFDINGEPLKLFIQKV
- a CDS encoding TraR/DksA family transcriptional regulator; translated protein: MEVSVVRYSDADLVLFKEVILKKIAKAKEEIDFYSDQIKNSSESETQFASIDDGSMTSERENMNQIVVRMQKLISHLESALVRIENKSYGICRETGRLIPKERLLVVPHATLSVEGKKMEKK
- a CDS encoding lipoprotein signal peptidase, translating into MSKRLIAYLTIALSLIIDQASKVWVKLTMKSGDEFNYIGEWARIHFVENEGMAFGMSFGAGMGKFLLTFFRIIAVIFISYYLRKQITSAKSSRFFVFAMALILAGAIGNIIDSIFFGQIFSHSEGQIATLFPAGGGYAGWFHGRVVDMFYFPIIRGTFPQWIPFWGGEPFEFFRFIFNVSDACITVGVALILIFQKRFFEEEQSLQADVTKKQPS